TAAACGGGCGGGCCCCGCGTTACGGAACGCGGCTCACTCCGCCGCCATGACCTGGCCGAACGCCGCGTTCACCGCGAGCAGTCCGCCGTCCACCCGCAGCGTCGTGCCGGTGATCCAGGCCGCGTCGCTCGAGGCCAGGAAGGCCACCGCCCCTGCGATGTCCTCCGGCTCGCCGACCCGGCCCAGCGGGTAGACGCGGCTCAGGGCGTCGAGGCTCGCCTCGCGGCCCGACCAGGCGGGCGTACGAATCGTGCCCGGGGTGACCTGGTTGACCCGGACGCCGCGGGGGGCCGCGTCGCCCGCCAGCGTGCGGGTCAGCGAGGCAAGGCCGGCCTTGGCGGCGCTGTAGGCGTGGTTGCCGAAGTCCTGTTCGCCGTTGACCGAGCCGATGTTGACGATCGCACCGCGGCCGCTCGCCGCCAGGTGCGGAAGGGCCGCGCGGGCGCAGCGGAAGGCGCCGGTCAGGGTGACGTCCAGGTCCCGCTGCCAGGAGTCGTCCGGCTGATCCTCGACGAGCGGGGTGTCGGGGCCGCAGGAGTACGCGTTGTTGACCAGGACGTCCAGGGCGCCGAAGCGCTCGACGGCGTACGCGACGGCCGCCTCGACCGACGCACGGTCGCTCACGTCGCAGCGGAAGGACGCGGCCCCCTCGATGCTTCCGGCCACCTTCGCGGCGCGTTCCTCGTCCACATCGGTGACCAGGACGCGGGCTCCTTCGGAGGCGAGCCTGCGCGCGCTCGCCTCGCCGATACCGCGCCCCGCGCCCGTGATCAGTACGGCGTACCCCTCGAAACGTGTCATATGACCGAACGTACCGCCCTGATCAGCGCCTGGGCGCGGGGATCGGCCGTAACTCCCTTGCGCATGCCGTTGGTTGTGTAGCCCAGCGCGATGCCCGACTCGGGGTCGGCGAAGCCGAGCGGGCCGCCGCGGCCCGGGTGGCCGAAGGAGCCGGGGCCGAGCAGCGGCGAGGAGGCGCTGTGCAGCATGAAGCCGAGGCCGAAGCGGGTGGGCACGATCAGGACCCGGTCCGGGCCCGACGACTCCTCGGTGCGGGCGAGAGTGACGGTGGCCGGGGCGAACAGCCGCGGTCCGCCGTCGACCTCGCCGATCGTCGCGGCGTAGAAGCGGGCCAGCGCGCGGGCGGTGGATATGCCGTTCGCGCCCGCGAGTTCGGCGGCGCAGAACTGCGGATCGTTCTGGTCCGGGGCGGGGTCGATCGCCCCGAAGGCGCGGCGGGTGAGGGACTCAGGGTCGTGATAGGCCTCGGAGACCGCGCGCTTGGGGCGCAGCTTGAGGCCGCCGCCGTCCGCCGCGGCCGACTCCTCGACGGGGCCGGTCCGGCCCATCCGGCGGGCCTCCTCCTGCGGCAGCCCGATCCAGAAGTCCAGGCCGAGCGGGCGGGCGATCTCCTCTGCGACCCAGCGGCCGATGGTCCTGCCGGTGACCCGGCGCACCAGTTCGCCGATCAGCCAGCTGTAGGTGTGCGCGTGGTAGCCGTGGTCGGTGCCGGGCTCCCAGGCGGGGCGCTGCGCGGCCAGTGCGGCCGGGCCGCTGACGCCGTCGGCGGCCTCGGCCAGGGTGAGCGGGCGGTCCAGGACGGGCAGCCCGGCGCGGTGCGAGAGCAGTTGGCGTACGACCACCCGCTCCTTGCCGGCGGCCTTGAACTCCGGCCAGTACGTGCCGACCGGGGCGTCCAGGTCGATCTGGCCGCGCTGGTGGAGCAGCAGAACGACGGCCGCGGCGAGGCCCTTGGTCGCGGAGCGTACGACCTGCGCGGTGTCCACGGCCCAGGGTTCATGGCCGTCCGCGTCCCTGGTGCCGGCCCACAGATCGACGACCTTGCGCCCGTCCCGGTAGACGGCGACGGCCGCCCCGCGCTCGCCACGCCGCTCGAAGTTGCCTGCGAAGGCGTCCCGGACCGGCTCGAAGCCTTCCGCCACCGTGCCCCGGACGTCCACCGTGCCTGCTCTCCCGCTGCCGCTCATCCACCCATGGTGCAGGGTGGCCCGCCGGATTTGACTCAGGGGTCAGCTCAGCACGGTTTCAGCGCAGCACGGGTCAGCTCAGCACGGGTCAGCTCAGCATGACGGACTTCGGACTGAAACCGAACGGCAGCTCCAGGCGGTGCGCCCGCATCAGCTCCTCGTCGCTCAGCAGATCCTGTGTACGTCCGTCCGCCGCGATCACGCCCTGGCTGAGGATCACCGCCCGCGGGCACAGCTCCAGCGCGTACGGCAGATCGTGCGTCACCATCAGCACCGTGACGTCCAACGACCGCAGAATGTCGGCCAGTTCACGCCGCGACGCCGGGTCGAGGTTGGACGAGGGCTCGTCGAGTACGAGG
The Streptomyces lunaelactis genome window above contains:
- a CDS encoding SDR family NAD(P)-dependent oxidoreductase, which translates into the protein MTRFEGYAVLITGAGRGIGEASARRLASEGARVLVTDVDEERAAKVAGSIEGAASFRCDVSDRASVEAAVAYAVERFGALDVLVNNAYSCGPDTPLVEDQPDDSWQRDLDVTLTGAFRCARAALPHLAASGRGAIVNIGSVNGEQDFGNHAYSAAKAGLASLTRTLAGDAAPRGVRVNQVTPGTIRTPAWSGREASLDALSRVYPLGRVGEPEDIAGAVAFLASSDAAWITGTTLRVDGGLLAVNAAFGQVMAAE
- a CDS encoding serine hydrolase domain-containing protein; its protein translation is MSGSGRAGTVDVRGTVAEGFEPVRDAFAGNFERRGERGAAVAVYRDGRKVVDLWAGTRDADGHEPWAVDTAQVVRSATKGLAAAVVLLLHQRGQIDLDAPVGTYWPEFKAAGKERVVVRQLLSHRAGLPVLDRPLTLAEAADGVSGPAALAAQRPAWEPGTDHGYHAHTYSWLIGELVRRVTGRTIGRWVAEEIARPLGLDFWIGLPQEEARRMGRTGPVEESAAADGGGLKLRPKRAVSEAYHDPESLTRRAFGAIDPAPDQNDPQFCAAELAGANGISTARALARFYAATIGEVDGGPRLFAPATVTLARTEESSGPDRVLIVPTRFGLGFMLHSASSPLLGPGSFGHPGRGGPLGFADPESGIALGYTTNGMRKGVTADPRAQALIRAVRSVI